From the genome of Tsukamurella pulmonis:
CTGCTGATGGACGTCGCGCTGCTGGGGCAGGGCGTGACCATCGTGCTCGACCGCTCCGGCGTCACCGGGCCCGACGGCGCCAGCCACCACGGCATGTGGGACCTGTCGCTCGCCTCGATCGTCCCGGGCCTGCGCGTCGCGGTCCCGCGCGACGCCGCCCGGCTGCGCGAGGAGTTCGCCGAGGCGCTCGCCGTCGACGACGCGCCCACCCTCCTGCGCTACCCCAAGGGGGCGGTGCCCGCCGATCTGGAACCCGCACGCCGGCTCTCCGACGGTGCCGACGTGCTCGTCGAGAGTGATCCCGCCGGCGCGGACGTGCTCATCGTCGCCGTGGGCCCCTTCGCGCACACCGCGGTCGACGTCGCCACCCGCCTGCGTGATCAGGGCATCTCTGCGACGGTCGTCGACCCTCGCTGGGTCCTGCCGGTCCCGGGCTCGGTCGTCGACCTGGCCCGCACGCATCAGCTCGTGGTCACGCTCGAGGACAACGGCGTGGCCGGCGGCGTCGGCGCGGCGGTGACGGCGGCCCTGCAGCGCGCGGAGATCGACGTGCCCACCCGGGTCCTCGGCATCGATCAGAAGTTCCTCGATCACGCCTCCCGCGGTGAGATCCTCACCGGCCTCGGCCTCACCCCGGCGGAGATCGCCTTCCGCATCACCGGTTGGGCCACGGCGTGCGCGCACGTGAGCGTCGCGGTGGAGAAGGAGCCCGCGGCGGCGCCGGAGCAGGTCCGCTGAGCCGACGCCGACGCGTCTCCTGAGAGGCCCGCGTCCCCGAGGGGCGCAGGCGAGGAGGGCTCCGCGCTACGCGGCGTCGAGGGCGTCCGCGACGGCGGTCACCGTCAGGCGGCGCTGCCAGTCCCGCGCGCCCGATGCGGCGAGCGCATCGTCGACGGCCGCCGCGCCGCGGGCCGTGCCGTCCCAGCACAGCTGCCGGACCGCGTCGGTCGGCAGCAGGTTCTCGACCGGTACCGCGACCTCGTCGGAGATCTCGGTCAGGGCGGCCCGGACCTTCGCGAGCCGCTCGGCCGCCTCGGGATTCGACTTGGACCAGCGGTTGTTCGCCGGAACCCCGTTGCGGGGGCCGTGCAGCGGCGGCAGCTGTGAGTCGGGGAGCGCGTTGGCCCGCTGGATCGCGCCGAGCCACCGCTTGGCCGAGCGTCGCATGCGCGGGCCGCCGAACACGGGCAGCGCCGTGAGCTCCGCCTCCGTGGTGGGGTTCTTCGCCGCCGCGTTGACGATCGCGGCGTCCGGGAGGGTACGGCCGGGCGCGACGTTGCGCTGTTCGGCCATTTCGTCCCGGGCGAGCCACAGCTCCCGCGCGCGGGCCAGCTGGCGCCGGTTGCGCAGGGTGCTCAGCCCGGACACGCGGCGCCACGGATCCGGCTTGGGCGCCGGATCGGGCCGCGTGCGCTCGTACTCGAACTCCTCGAGCGCCCATTCGAGCTTGCCCGCGTCCTCGAGCCGTTCGTGCGCCTCGTCCCGCAGGTCCACCAGCACCTCGACGTCGAGGGCCGCGTAGTTGAGCCACTCGTGCGGCAGGGGGCGGGTGCTCCAGTCCGCGGCGCCGTGGCCCTTGGCCAGCGCGTACCCGGTGTACTCCGAGGTCATCGCCGCGAGATTGACGCGCGGCGCGCCCAGCAGCCGTCCGGCGAGCTCGGTGTCGAAGAGCGCATCGCACTCGAAGCCGTCGTCGCGCAGGCACGGCAGGTCCTGATCGGCCGCGTGCAGGACCCACTCGACGCCCCGCATCGCCTCGATCACCGGAGCGAGGCCCTCCGGTTCGTGGATCGGGTCGAGCAGGAACAGGCCGGAGCCGGTGCGCTTGATCTGGATCAGGTAGGCGCGGGAGGAGTAGGTGAAGCCCGACGCCCGCTCGGTGTCCACCGCGATCGGACCCGTGCCACGACGCAGCGCGGCGGCGCAGTCGGCGAACTCTTCGACAGTGGTCAGCGGCTCCGGGACGCCCCCGGCGGGTTCGGTGAGCGGAATACCGGGAACCGGTTCCGACGAGGCCTTGCCCACGGGCGCGCCTACGCCGGGCCGAGCCGGGTGGTGCCGGCCGGGGGGAGTCCGGCGGCGGTCTCGAGTACCGCGCAGAAGGCCTCGACGTGCCCGGACAGGTCGTCGCCGAGGGGAGTCCACGAGGCCCGCAGCTCCAGCTGGTGCGCGCGCGGAGGGCCGGCGATATCGCCGTAACGCACGGACGCGGTGGCCGTGACGGTGCCGCCCAGGGCGGTCACCTCCTGGCCGCGGTCGGCGAGGGCGTCGGTCAGCCAGCTCCACGCGACCTCGGGCAGCAACGGATCCGACGCCAGCGACTCGTCGACCTCGGACTGGACGTAGGCGACGAGCCGCATCAGGCCGTTCCACGCCTCGTGGCCGTGGGGGTCGTGCAGCAGGATCAGCCGGCCGAAGGTCTCCCCGTCGGAGTGCTCGGGCACGACGTCGGTCTCGGGTGCGCGCACCTCGGCGCCGAGGGCGTAACTGAAGGGGGCCAGCCGCTGGGGCGGCCGGATGCTGCCGATCTCGATCTCGGGGCGGACCGTCGCCGTGTGCAGGGACTCGACGGCGACGCGGAAGGACTCCGGCTCGGCGCCGCGCGCTCCCGCCGTCTCGTCACCCGTTCCTGGTTGGCTCACAAACCGTGACCGTAGCCGCTCGGGCGGCGCTCCCGGCGGAGGCGCGCCGCAGGCCTCGGCCTCCGGGCGCGGAGGTCATGACATGATCGTTGGCGATGAGTACCGAGGATCGATCGACGACGGCCGACGCGACGGCGTATCCGTTGCTCGATGCAGCGGCGGGGCGCACCCCCTCACACCGTCCGGTGTGGTTCATGCGGCAGGCCGGGCGCTCGCTGCCCGAGTACCGGAAGGTGCGGGAGGGCGTCGGCATGCTGCAGTCGTGCTTCCGCCCCGACCTGGTCACCGAGATCACGCTGCAGCCGGTCCGCCGGCATCGCACCGACGCCGCGATCCTGTTCTCCGACATCGTCGTTCCGCTCAAGGCGGCGGGGATCGATCTCGACATCGTGAGCGGCATCGGCCCCGTCATCGAGCAGCCGATCCGGGACGCGGCCGCCGTCGCGGCGATGCCGCGGCTCGACGTGGCACAGGTCGAGCCGATCGCGGAGGCCGTCCGGATGCTTCGCGGCGAACTGCCCGCCGGGGTCGCGCTCATCGGCTTCGCCGGTGCGCCGTTCACCCTCGCCTCCTACCTGGTGGAGGGCGGCCCGAGCCGCAACCACGAGCGCACCAAGGCGCTGATGTACTCCGAGCCCGAGACCTGGCACGCCCTCCTCGACGCTCTCGCCGACATCGCGATCACCTTCCTGCGCGTGCAGGCGGACGCGGGCGCGCAGGCCTTCCAGCTCTTCGACTCCTGGGCCGGAGCGCTCTCGCTCGTCGACTACCGCGAGTACGTCCAGCCGCACTCCGCCAAGGTCTTCGCCGCCCTGCGCGAGAGCGCGCCCGCCCTGCCCGCCTTCCATTTCGGGGTCGGGACCGGCGAGTTGCTCGGCGCCATGGGTGAGGCCGGCGCGGACGTGGTCGGCGTGGACTGGCGCGTTCCGCTCGAGGTGGCCGCCCGCCGCGTCGGGCCCGGGAAGGCGCTGCAGGGCAACCTGGATCCCGCCACCCTCATGGCCGATCGGGACACCGTCGAGGCGCAGGTCCGGCGCGTCGTCGCCGACGCCGACGCCGCTCTCGCCACCGGTGCGACGGGGCACGTCTTCAACCTCGGGCACGGCGTCCTGCCCTCCACCGATCCCGACGTGCTGACGCGCGTCGTCGAGCTGGTGCACGCCCTATGAGCAATGTCGCCGTCGTCGGGGCGGGCATCTCCGGGCTGGTAGCGGCACTGCGGCTGCAGCAGGCGGGCGTGCGCGTCACCGTCTTCGAATCGGGCAATCGCGTCGGCGGGAAACTGCGCTCGGAGGAGATCGGTGGCGACCGCCTCGACGTGGGTGCCGAGGCCTTCGTCCGTCGCCGTCCCGAGGTCCTCGACCTCGCGGCCGAGCTCGGCCTGACCGACGAACTCGTCGAGCCCGCCGGGCGGCGCCCGGCCCTGTTCGCCGACGGTGCCCTGCGCGGCGGATTCGGCCGGACCCTGATGGGCGTCCCCGGGGACGCCGACGAGGTGCGGATCCCGTTGCGCTGGAACGCCGGCGCGGATGCTTCCATCGGGGCACTGGTCCGCTCGCGCCTCGGCGACGAGGTGGTCGAGCGCAGCGTCGATCCGATGGTCGCCGGTGTGTTCGCCGCGCACGCGGACGACGTCTCGGTCCGCGCCGCGCTGCCCGCGCTCGCCGCGCGCCTGGACGAGGGCGCGCCGTCGCTCGGCGAGGCCGTGCGGGATGTGCTCGGCCGGCCCGTCGACACCCCGGTGTTCGGTGCCTTCCGCGGCGGCTACCAGCAGCTGCTCGATGCGCTGGCCGAGCGGCTCGGTGATCGCATCATGCTCGGCGCGCCCGTGCCGGAGGTGCGTCCGGGCTGGAGCCTGCGCTGTTCGATGTTCGACGCGGTCGTGCTCGCGGTCCCCGCCCCGCAGGTGGGGCGCCTCGTCGGGCTGAGCCTGCCCGACCTGGGTGCCGCCGTGGGCGCGATCCCGGCGGCCAGCTCCGCCCTCGTGACGCTGCGCCTGCCGGAGGGGACCGAGCTGCCGGACCTGTCCGGCGTGCTCATGGCCAGTCGCGAGCAGGTCAGCGCGAAGGCGCTCACCCTCTCCGGTCGCAAGTGGGATCACCTGCCGGGTGGGACGGTGCGGCTGTCGTTCGGCCGCCTCGGCGTGAGCAGGATCGTCGACGACGTCGACGCCGGGTTGATCGCGGCGGCGCGCGATGATCTGGCCTACGTGCTCGGCGTGACCGCCGAACCGACCGCCGCTCACGTGCAGCGGTGGTACGAGGGCATCCCCGTGTACCTGCCGGGGCACCGCGAGACGCTCGCGGCGATCGAGGCGGCCACGCCGAAGGGCCTGGCGCTCGCCGGCGCCTACTTCGACGGCGTCGGAGTGCCGGCGTGCATCGCCCGTGCGGAGGCTGCGGCGCAGCGGGTGCTGGCCGACCTGTCCTGAGCCCGTCCCACGCGCGGGACTACGATCGGGTCATGGCCAAACTGGATTACGCGGAGCTCAATTCGACCGTTCGCTACCTCATGTTCTCGGTGTTCTCGATCTCGCCGGGGGAGTTGGGTGACGATGCGCAGCGGGCGGCGGCGGCCACCGAGGCCGAGGAGTTCCTCGCGAAGATCCAGGAGGGGGATCTGGTCGTGCGCGGCGTCTACAACGTCGCGGGCATGCGCGCCGACGCCGACTACATGATCTGGTGGCACGCGGAGAAGCTCGAGGATCTGCAGGCCGCGTACAACGACTTCCGGCGCACCACCGCGCTGGGCCGGGCGAGCCGCCCGGTGTGGTCGAACTCGGCGCTGCACCGGCCGGCGGAGTTCAACAAGAGCCACATCCCGGCGTTCCTGGCGGGTGAGGACCCGGGCGCGTACATCTGCGTGTACCCGTTCGTGCGCAGCCTCGAGTGGTACCTGCTGCCCGACGAGGAGCGCCGCAAGATGCTGGCCGACCACGGCCGCGCCGCGCGCGGTTACCCGGACGTGCGCGCGAACACCGTGCCGGCATTCGCGCTGGGCGATTACGAGTGGTTGCTGGCGTTCGAGGCGCCGGAGATGCATCGCATCGTCGACCTCATGCGGGACCTGCGGGCCACCGATGCCCGTCGGCACACCCGCGAGGAGACGCCGTTCTTCTCCGGGCCGCGGGTGCCCGTGCGGGATCTGGTCACCGCGCTGCCGTGACCCCCGTCGCCGGGGGCCCGGCGGCCGTCACTCCGTGGCGGCGGCGTCGTCCGCGTCGGGCTCCAGGCGCATCGAGATCGAGTTGATGCAGTACCGCAGATCGGTGGGGGTGTCGTAGCCCTCGCCCTCGAAGACGTGGCCGAGGTGGCTCTCGCAGTTGGCGCAGAGCACCTCGACACGGCGCATGCCCAGCGAGTTGTCGACGCGCTCGATGATCTTCTCGCCCGCGAGCGGGGAGAAGAACGACGGCCAGCCGCAGTGGGATTCGAACTTGGCGTCCGAGCGGAACAACTCCTCGCCGCAGGCGCGGCAGCGGTAGACGCCGGTGGTCTTGGTATCGGTGTACTCGCCGGTGAACGGCGCCTCGGTGCCCGCTTGGCGCAGAACGCGGTATTCGGGGGCGGTGAGGCGCTGACGCCACTCCGAATCGCTCAGTTCCAGCTTGGGCTTGGGGTCAGTCATGACTCCACGCTAACCCTGTACGGCGGTTGGTGCCAGTTCGTGTTTGCCCGGTTCCTCGGCGGGTGGCAGCGGGCGGTCGATGCCGTCCTCGAGGCGCTTCTCCGCCCTCGCATCGAGGTACCGGAAGAGGAGCACGCAGAACGGCACGATGATCAGCAGGGACCAGCCGAGCGTGCACTTGAGATAGGCCAGCGAGCGTCCGAATGCGGGCCATTTGCCCGAGAGCCAGGTGTCGTAACTGAGGAAGCCGTACACGGCGACCCAGGACACCCAGTTGCCCATCACCGAGCTGCGGTAGACCACCGTCATCAGCATGGGGAACAGCAGCATCGAGTAGTAGCCCTGCCCCAGCGAACCGACGAGCCAGGACATGGTCAGGAGCGTGCCGGTAGAGGTCGCGAGCCAGAGCAGCTCGTTATTCGTGCGGTAGTACTTCCACAGCAGCCACAGCGTGACCGCGGCCATGATCACCACGGCGGCGCGGAGGAGGAGCTCGAGCCACTCCGGCAGGCCGAAGTACTTCGCGTTCCCGGCGATGGAGCTGTTGTAGTAGTCGCGCGCCTCGCCCAGGTACGGCAGGGTCTTGTCGAAGTACTCGGTGCGGTCCGCCGAGAGCAGCATGCCCGCGCCCAGCAGCACCAGGGGAATGCCGACCGCGGTGATCAACGCCTTCCACCACCGCCGGTTGAGGACGATGAGCAGGAGCATCACGGCCAGCAGGGGCTTGACGGCGAAGGAGAGCCCGAGCGGGATGCCCGCCCACAACGCCTTGTTCTTGAGCAGCAGCGCCATCGCGGCGACCTCGGCCAGCAGGACGAAGCAGTTGAAGTTCGTGTAGACCAGCGTGCTGGTCACGGCCTCGGTGGTCACCGCGAAGAACAGCACGACCGGCGCCACGAGGGACGTGAGCCCGTAGCCGAACATCCGGATCAAGATGTAGAGCGCCACGAGCAGCGCGGCGGCGCTGAGCCCCACGAAGATGTACCGGGCGGTCTGCGGGTCGAAGTACCCGAACGGGGCCATGAGCAGCGTGCCCGACGGCGCGTACAGGTAGTGCGGATCGACGGTGTCGTAGTTCTCGGTGTAGACGGCCTCGTGCCGCAGGAAGCGCACCGCGGCCGCGTACACCGTGGTGAAGTCGTCCGTCTTGTTCCCGTTCGGGACCAGGATGATCAGCCGCTGCAGCAGTGTGAGCAGGGCGAGGGGCCAGAGAATGGCCTTGACCACGAGCGCGGGGTCGGACTTCATCCGAGCGAGGGCGACTGACGACACCGCTAAACCGTACCCAACGGCGCTGCGGGCCAGGGGAGGCCCGCCGGGGTCATGCCGGGCAGGCGCGGGTCGACGGTGCGTCGAGCCGGTCCAGGTAGCCGATCACCGACTTCTGCACGCAGGAGGAGCGGATCAGGGCGCCGTCGCCGATGCCGCCCCAGGTGACCTGCGAGGGCTGCGCGCCGACGACGGTGAGCTGCCCGGTCAGGGTGTCGAGCGCGGTCCGCGCGGTGAGCGGGTCGGCGGCGGAGGTCGCGACCACCGACTTCACGTCGAGTTCGGCGAGCTTCGGCGGTTCCGGCATCGTCGGCCACGCGGCGCACGCGCCGAGCTCGAGCGCGGCGGCCGCGCCGAGCCGGAACTCCGGGCCCCACGTGCGGGCCGAAGCGGCGATCTGATCGGGAGATGCCTTCGTCGAGGCGTCCGAACAGCGGGCGATGAACTGTCCGTCCGTGCCGAGCGCTTCGTCGGCGGAGCGCAGGAGAGCGCGCAGCGGTGCGGCGTCGCCGGTGCGGGCGCCCTGCAGGGCGGTCGCCAGCCGGGAGATGCGCGCATCGCGGTCGCCCGCGCCGATCCCCAGGGTGAGCACCACGGCCCGTCGGACGTCGACGTCGGTGAACGGCCCCAGCCGGCCGGCCGCGGCGTCGTCGATGATCCCGCGGATCGCGGCCGCCGGATCCGCGCCCAGCGCGCACCCGGGGCCGCACTGCGCGGCGAGGGCGTCGATGGTGGCCGACGTGCCCCGGGCGGCGTCCTCGGCGCGCTGCAGCTCCGTGCCGCCGTACCGGACGGGGGAGTCGAGCACGAGCCGTGCCACCTGCTTCGGGTGCTGCGCCGCGTACGCGAGGGCGGTGGTGGAGCCGTCGCCGACGGCGAGCAGGCCCAGCGTGGGCACGTTCCATGCGGTGCGCAGCGCCTCGAGGTCCTCGGCCGCGGCGGTGGCGGTGTAGTCGGCGATCGTCGACTCGTAGACGTCACCACAGGCGGTGGCGGCCCGTTGCGCGGCGTCGCCGATCGCGGCGATGCGCCGGCCGACGTCCGGGCCGGGGTCGCCGCCGCTGCGCAGGACCGCCTGGTCCTCGACGGTGCGGCACCCGAGAGCGCCCGAGGCGCCGATGCCCCGGCGCTCGACTGCGACCACCGGCCGGTTCGCCAGCAGTGGGCTGTCGCCGGAGGCGAGGGTCGCGACGGCGCGCTGCCCCGTGAACTCGGTGCCGCCGACGAGGACCAGCGGAGCCGCGGCGTCCGGGGTGCCGGGGACCTTCGCCCGGGTCACCGACAGGCGCAGCGGCACCTGCGCGCCGCCGACGGGCACCGTCAGCGTGGCGCACTGCAGGGTGGCGTTGGCCGCCGGCGGGGTGCCGTAGCGGGAGGCGAGCCGGCTCGTGCAGTCCTGCCAGGCGAGCGGGTCCTTCGCGGAGGCCTTCCACTCCGGCCCCTTCGGCGCCTCCGGCGAGCCCGGGGCGGCACCGCCACCCTTCCCGAAGTCCGTCACGTAGTCGGGGGTGGGTGCCGGAACCGGTGCGCAGGCGGGCAGAACCAGGATCGCTCCGACTGCGAGACCGGCGGTCGCGAGTGCTCGGGTGCGCGCGTGGGGCATGCCGTTCACAGTAACCACGCCCGCGGTGGGCCCGCTTCAGCGCGCCCAGCGGGTGTAGAGGTAGCCCTCGTCGTCACCGAACACGTGGCGTCGGTGGAGGCGATCGAGCGGCAGGTCGGGGCCCGTCACGATGCGCTTGCCGCTGCCCCCGACGAGCACCGGGGACAACGTCAGGCACAGCTCGTCGACCAGGCCCTGCGCGAGCAGGGCTCCGAGCATCCCGGGGCCGCCCTCGGCGAGCACCCGGCGGTGGCCATGGGCGTAGAGGTCCTTCAGCACCTCGGCGAGGTCGACCGATGCGCCGTTGCCCGAGTACACGATCGGCTCCGGCCCACCGGGCGGGTACAGGCGCGGGGTGCGGTCGAGCGTTCCGCGCGTCACGACGGCGAGCGCCGGATGCTCCGGCGTGCCGTAGTCCTCGTCGCGCACCGTGGCCGCTCCGACCAGCACGGCGTCGGTCGCGGCGCGCATCGCACCGAAGACCCGGTGATCGCCCTGCGCGCCGAGGCCGCCGGAGCGTCCGGCCGCCGTCGCGGACCCGTCGAGCGAACTGATCATGTTCGCGCGGACGTAAGCGCGGCCCTCCGCGACGGGGTGGGCGTAGGCGAG
Proteins encoded in this window:
- a CDS encoding HRDC domain-containing protein produces the protein MGKASSEPVPGIPLTEPAGGVPEPLTTVEEFADCAAALRRGTGPIAVDTERASGFTYSSRAYLIQIKRTGSGLFLLDPIHEPEGLAPVIEAMRGVEWVLHAADQDLPCLRDDGFECDALFDTELAGRLLGAPRVNLAAMTSEYTGYALAKGHGAADWSTRPLPHEWLNYAALDVEVLVDLRDEAHERLEDAGKLEWALEEFEYERTRPDPAPKPDPWRRVSGLSTLRNRRQLARARELWLARDEMAEQRNVAPGRTLPDAAIVNAAAKNPTTEAELTALPVFGGPRMRRSAKRWLGAIQRANALPDSQLPPLHGPRNGVPANNRWSKSNPEAAERLAKVRAALTEISDEVAVPVENLLPTDAVRQLCWDGTARGAAAVDDALAASGARDWQRRLTVTAVADALDAA
- a CDS encoding DUF3000 domain-containing protein, which translates into the protein MSQPGTGDETAGARGAEPESFRVAVESLHTATVRPEIEIGSIRPPQRLAPFSYALGAEVRAPETDVVPEHSDGETFGRLILLHDPHGHEAWNGLMRLVAYVQSEVDESLASDPLLPEVAWSWLTDALADRGQEVTALGGTVTATASVRYGDIAGPPRAHQLELRASWTPLGDDLSGHVEAFCAVLETAAGLPPAGTTRLGPA
- the hemE gene encoding uroporphyrinogen decarboxylase, which translates into the protein MSTEDRSTTADATAYPLLDAAAGRTPSHRPVWFMRQAGRSLPEYRKVREGVGMLQSCFRPDLVTEITLQPVRRHRTDAAILFSDIVVPLKAAGIDLDIVSGIGPVIEQPIRDAAAVAAMPRLDVAQVEPIAEAVRMLRGELPAGVALIGFAGAPFTLASYLVEGGPSRNHERTKALMYSEPETWHALLDALADIAITFLRVQADAGAQAFQLFDSWAGALSLVDYREYVQPHSAKVFAALRESAPALPAFHFGVGTGELLGAMGEAGADVVGVDWRVPLEVAARRVGPGKALQGNLDPATLMADRDTVEAQVRRVVADADAALATGATGHVFNLGHGVLPSTDPDVLTRVVELVHAL
- a CDS encoding FAD-dependent oxidoreductase; the protein is MSNVAVVGAGISGLVAALRLQQAGVRVTVFESGNRVGGKLRSEEIGGDRLDVGAEAFVRRRPEVLDLAAELGLTDELVEPAGRRPALFADGALRGGFGRTLMGVPGDADEVRIPLRWNAGADASIGALVRSRLGDEVVERSVDPMVAGVFAAHADDVSVRAALPALAARLDEGAPSLGEAVRDVLGRPVDTPVFGAFRGGYQQLLDALAERLGDRIMLGAPVPEVRPGWSLRCSMFDAVVLAVPAPQVGRLVGLSLPDLGAAVGAIPAASSALVTLRLPEGTELPDLSGVLMASREQVSAKALTLSGRKWDHLPGGTVRLSFGRLGVSRIVDDVDAGLIAAARDDLAYVLGVTAEPTAAHVQRWYEGIPVYLPGHRETLAAIEAATPKGLALAGAYFDGVGVPACIARAEAAAQRVLADLS
- the hemQ gene encoding hydrogen peroxide-dependent heme synthase, with product MAKLDYAELNSTVRYLMFSVFSISPGELGDDAQRAAAATEAEEFLAKIQEGDLVVRGVYNVAGMRADADYMIWWHAEKLEDLQAAYNDFRRTTALGRASRPVWSNSALHRPAEFNKSHIPAFLAGEDPGAYICVYPFVRSLEWYLLPDEERRKMLADHGRAARGYPDVRANTVPAFALGDYEWLLAFEAPEMHRIVDLMRDLRATDARRHTREETPFFSGPRVPVRDLVTALP
- the msrB gene encoding peptide-methionine (R)-S-oxide reductase MsrB; translated protein: MTDPKPKLELSDSEWRQRLTAPEYRVLRQAGTEAPFTGEYTDTKTTGVYRCRACGEELFRSDAKFESHCGWPSFFSPLAGEKIIERVDNSLGMRRVEVLCANCESHLGHVFEGEGYDTPTDLRYCINSISMRLEPDADDAAATE
- a CDS encoding glycosyltransferase family 87 protein, whose translation is MKSDPALVVKAILWPLALLTLLQRLIILVPNGNKTDDFTTVYAAAVRFLRHEAVYTENYDTVDPHYLYAPSGTLLMAPFGYFDPQTARYIFVGLSAAALLVALYILIRMFGYGLTSLVAPVVLFFAVTTEAVTSTLVYTNFNCFVLLAEVAAMALLLKNKALWAGIPLGLSFAVKPLLAVMLLLIVLNRRWWKALITAVGIPLVLLGAGMLLSADRTEYFDKTLPYLGEARDYYNSSIAGNAKYFGLPEWLELLLRAAVVIMAAVTLWLLWKYYRTNNELLWLATSTGTLLTMSWLVGSLGQGYYSMLLFPMLMTVVYRSSVMGNWVSWVAVYGFLSYDTWLSGKWPAFGRSLAYLKCTLGWSLLIIVPFCVLLFRYLDARAEKRLEDGIDRPLPPAEEPGKHELAPTAVQG
- a CDS encoding alpha/beta fold hydrolase — encoded protein: MPHARTRALATAGLAVGAILVLPACAPVPAPTPDYVTDFGKGGGAAPGSPEAPKGPEWKASAKDPLAWQDCTSRLASRYGTPPAANATLQCATLTVPVGGAQVPLRLSVTRAKVPGTPDAAAPLVLVGGTEFTGQRAVATLASGDSPLLANRPVVAVERRGIGASGALGCRTVEDQAVLRSGGDPGPDVGRRIAAIGDAAQRAATACGDVYESTIADYTATAAAEDLEALRTAWNVPTLGLLAVGDGSTTALAYAAQHPKQVARLVLDSPVRYGGTELQRAEDAARGTSATIDALAAQCGPGCALGADPAAAIRGIIDDAAAGRLGPFTDVDVRRAVVLTLGIGAGDRDARISRLATALQGARTGDAAPLRALLRSADEALGTDGQFIARCSDASTKASPDQIAASARTWGPEFRLGAAAALELGACAAWPTMPEPPKLAELDVKSVVATSAADPLTARTALDTLTGQLTVVGAQPSQVTWGGIGDGALIRSSCVQKSVIGYLDRLDAPSTRACPA
- a CDS encoding dihydrofolate reductase family protein; this translates as MIKDLPADDAALALAYAHPVAEGRAYVRANMISSLDGSATAAGRSGGLGAQGDHRVFGAMRAATDAVLVGAATVRDEDYGTPEHPALAVVTRGTLDRTPRLYPPGGPEPIVYSGNGASVDLAEVLKDLYAHGHRRVLAEGGPGMLGALLAQGLVDELCLTLSPVLVGGSGKRIVTGPDLPLDRLHRRHVFGDDEGYLYTRWAR